The following is a genomic window from Armatimonadota bacterium.
GCGCATGAAGTTGAACAGCGGGTAGGTATCCACCGTGCCGTCCGCCCGCTCCACCTGCACCTCTTTCGCGGTGACGGACTTGACCCGCGCCGCCTCCTTGGCCAGCACGACGCAGCCCGAGTCGCGCGCCGAGCGCTCCTCCACCCCGGTCATCACCAGCGGCGCCTCCGAGCGCAGCAGCGGCACCGCCTGGCGCTGCATGTTTGCCCCCATCAGCGCGCGGTTGGCGTCGTCGTTCTCCAGGAACGGGATGAGGCACGCCGCGACGCTCACAATCTGTTTGGGCGACAGGTCCACCAGGTCTATCTCCTCCGGCTCCACCTGGGGGAATCCGTTGCGATGGCGTACGCTCAAGCGCTCCCCGACGATCCGGCCGTTCTCCATCGGCACGGTTGCAGGGGCGATGCGGTACTGGTCTTCCTCATCCGCCGTGAGATAGACGATCTCGTCCGTCACCACGCCGTTCCTCACCCGGCGATACGGCGTCTCGATGAAGCCGTACGCGTTGAGGCGCGCGTAGATCGCCAGCGCCCCGATGAGGCCGATGTTCGGCCCTTCCGGCGTCTCGATGGGACAGATCCGTCCGTAGTGGGAATAGTGAACGTCGCGCACCTCGAGCTTGGCGCTCTGGCGGCTCAGCCCGCCGGGGCCGAGCGCGCTCAGGCGCCGCTTGTGCGTCAGCTCCGCAAGCGGGTTCGTCTGGTCCATGAACTGCGACAGCGCGCTGGAGCCGAAGAAGCTCTTGATCGCGGCCGAAATGGGCTTCGTGCTGATGACAGCCTGCGGTGTCACCTGCTCCGGGTCGAGGCTCGTCATGCGCTCGCGAGCGATGCGCTCCATGCGCAGGAAGCCGAGCCGGAACTGGTCGCGCAGCAGCTCGCCGACACAGCGCACGCGCTTGTTGACCAGGTGGTCAATCTCGTCCACCGACGCCGTCTCGTCCCCCTCGCTCAGGCGCACCATGTAGCCGAGGATCGCGATGATATCCTCTTTCGTCAGGGTGTGGACTTCCTCGGGCAAGTCGAGGCCGAGCTTGCGGTTCAACTTGTACCGGCCGACCCGCGCGAGGTCGTAGCGGCGCGGATCAGCGAACAGCGCCTGGAGCCGCCCGCGCGCGATCTCCGGCGTCGCGGGGTCGCCCGGCCGCTCGCGGCGGTAGATGTCGAGCAGCGCCGATTCCTCGTCGTGGGCCGGGTCCCGCTCCATCGTGTTGTCAATCAACGGGTGCAGGCGCGCCACCTTGTACGTCTTGCGCCGCAAGGCCGCGGCCAGGCTCGCCATGTCCTTGTCCATGCGCTGCGCGGCTTCCGCCACCACCTCGCCGGTGCGGGTATCCACGAGGTCCTCCCACGGGCGGCGGCCGGTGAGTTCCTCGGCGCTCGGCTCGGTCAACGTCTCGGGCTCGCCGAACACGTGCATCAGTTCGACGTCGGTCGAGACTGCCAGCTTGGCACTCGCGCGGGTCATGCTGATGCCGCTCAGGGCGCGCAGCAGTGTCGTCGCCGGGAACTTGTGCGCTTGCCCGACCCGCACCGACACTACCTCATTGGCGTCGGTGTCGAAGTCGAGCCACGAGCCCTCGGACGGGATCACCTGCGCCGAGTAGAGGATGCGGCCCGAGAAGTCAATCGCGTCCTTGAAGTAGGCGCCCGGCGATCGCGCCAGCTGGCTCACGACCGCGCGCTCGGCGCCGTTGATCATAAACGTGCCGTTCTCCGTCATCAGCGGCAGCTCGCCGAGGAAGACCTCCGATTCCTTCATCTCCCCGGTGCTGCGGTTGAGCAGTCGCACCACGATCTTGAGCGGCGCCTCGTACGTGGCGTCGCGGTCGCGGCACTCAGGAATCGTGTACTTCGGTTCGCCCAGGTAATAATCGTGGAAGGAGAGGGACAGGTTACCGGTGAAATCTTCAATCGGCGAGAAGTTGTCGAACAGTTCCCGCAGGCCGTCCCTGAGGAGCCATTGGTACGAATCGAGTTGGACCTCGATCAGGTTCGGGGGTTCGGTAATCTCGACGTAGCGTTTGCGTGCCTCTACGGGCTGCAAAAGCATAATTGGGCACCTCTTGCAGACGTGGGGTTAAGTGAGCCTGTTAAACGGCGTCGCCGCTCATCCTAGCGCCCTGCCGCCATGGCCACCCAGCCGCGGAACGGCAACGGCTCAAAAGACCTTCCGCATGAATCTTTAGTATATTCCCCCTTGCCGCTCCTGTCAACCCTCCTCGCCGCCTATTCCCAGGCTGACCATGCACGAGCGCCGGGAAGAGCTCGATGGAGCGACGTCACGGCGCTTCGGTCGAGGCCCCTCCCCCGGCCCGTAACGCCGGTCCCACCTGTCCGACTCGAAGGGCGACAGCCGATCCCGTGGCCCGGGCGGCGGAAACGGCACGATTACCCGGAAGCGGGCTTGCGCTTGCTCTTGGGGATACGTCGGCCCGTCTGCTCGCCGGCCCGACACCGGCCGGCGCGGCCTCGCGCGGGGCTGCCATCCTGGCGTGCCTTACGCTGGATACTGCGATTCCAGTGGGCCTCAAACGCTTTCGAGATCTCGCGCTGCGAAAGGGCCCGGAACTGTCCTCGCCGCCGCTTGGGGGCACTCGACATCACAACGCAGCAGACCTTGGTCGGGGACTGCGGGCCAACCACGAATGCTAGCATATTCCGCGACCGGCGGCAACGGGTCGCGCAGTCCCGGTGTCGTGACCGCGGCACATTGCGGCGATCATCCCGGCTCGGGCGCGCGTTGACTGCCTCGCGGCGCGGCGGCGCGCCGCTGAAGGCACCGGGTGTCGCGCGTCGAACCCCTTTTCAGCGCGCGTTGCGCCTGGCGAGGTTGTGATGATTCTCCCGAATGTGTGGGGCGGTGGCCAGCTTTTCGCGTTTTCCGGCATGGAAGGCGAGACCGGCTGGCCCGGCTCGCTCGTCGCCGTGACTCTCGAAGACCGCATCGGACTCGACTTCTACAGCGGACGGCGTCCCCGATTGTGGGTGGTGCTGGAGGCGAAAGCCACGCTCTGTGACGGCACGCCGCAGGCCCCTTTCGGCTCGCTCAAGCCCACCGTTGTTGCGAGTGACGTCGTCGTTGTGGACGTGGAGGCGGTCCGCGGAAGCGGGTGTCGCATCCGCATGGTCTGCACCGACCGGGCGGGAGTGCTGGGAGAGGTCACTCAGCAGGGCGCCGGCGTGCGCGTCTATCTCGCGCTCGATCTGTCGCCGCCCGGGAGGGACACGGACGGCGGGAGCGCCGGAGACGTGGTTGTCGCCGCCGAGGGCGCGCCGGTTCACGCCAAGTGGCTTGCTCCCGGCCAGCGCGCTTTCGAGTTGCGCCGGCCCCAGGGCCGGTTCGCCGTGGCGATGGAGACCATGCCGAGCGGCGCGGCGGACACCCTCCAGGCGATCCTGAGCCAGGACATGGACGAACTGTGCGCCGCGCGGATGGCTTTCTTCGAGCGCCCCCCGGCCCTGCGTGGCGCGAGCGAAAAGCGCCAGCGGGCGTTCGCCAAGGCCTTCTCCGTGCTCAAGGTTAATGTCGAGAGCCCGCAGGGGGCGATACCGGCGCGCTACGGGGTGCCCGACCGGGCGCCGCATCGGTGGATGTGGCTGTGGGATACCGCCTTCCAGAGCTTCGGGTACGCGCGGCTCGACGCGGCCCTCGCGCGGGAGACACTCCTCGCTGCGCTCAGCAAGGTGCGTGATGACGGCTTCCTGCCGCATCGCATGACGCCCGACGCGGCCGGCGATTCCGACATCACCCAGCCGCCGGTGCTGGGATGGGCAGTCTGGTCGCTCCATCAACTCGAGCCAGACCGGGACTTCCTCGAGCGCGCCTACGAGCCGCTCAGCAAGTACCTGAAATGGGACCTCGGGAACCGCGATCGCGACGGCGACGGGTTGCTTGAATGGGCGGCGTCCGACGAGTCAGGCATGGATAACAGCCCGCGCTTCGACGACGGCGTGAGGTCCGCGGCCGTGGACCTGAACGCATTTGCGGCGGCGGAGGCCGGCTTTCTGGCGGAGATTGGCGCCGCGCTCGGCCGGCCGGCAGACGCCGAGGCCTGGCGCGCGGAGCGACAGCGCCTCGCAACCGCGGTCGAGGCCGCCTTGTGGTGCGAGGAAGACGGGATGTACTACGACCGCGTCCCGGGCGGCGGCTTCGTTCGGGTCAAGACCTGCGCGGGCTTTGCGCCGATGTTCGCCGGGATCGCTTCGGCCGAACGGGTGAGCCGGCTGGTCGAGCGGCTGATCGATCCCGCGCAGTTCTGGCCGGCGTTTCCGGTACCCAGCGTCGCTCTGGACGAGCCGAGTTTCACCGATGACATGTGGCGCGGGCCGACGTGGCCGAGCTACAACTACCTCATTGTCCAAGGCCTGAAACGTTACGGCCACGACGATGTCGCGGCGGATCTGGCCGAGCGCTACCTGGACGAGGTCACGAACTGGTACACGCGCGAAGGCGCGTTCTTCGAGTTCTACGACTGCGCGGGCCGGACGAGCCCCCGGCGGCTGCACCGTAAGGGCCGCCAGCCGACACATCGCTCGGGCGGCATCCCGGTGGTCACCGACCTCAACTGGTCCGCCGCCGTCTTCGTGGCCCTCGCAGCGGAGAAGTACGAGGCTTAGCTCGATCGCGCCGCGCGCGATTCCGGAGCGCGGCTTGACCGCGCCAATGACTGCATTATTCACATCCTGCGCCCGCGCCCGGCGAAGGTGATGCGCAGATCCGCGCACGTGCCACAATCTGCCCGCGCGGGAATGGAGAAGCGACGGTGACATTCGATCCAGAGAAGTATCGGGACCGCATCGAGGAGAGTAAGCGCCGTCTCGACGTCACGTCGCGCTTCGAGGAGCCCGACCGCGTGCCGATCACGATTAGCCAGGGCGGCAGCTACCACTGCTGGCTGTTCGGCTACGACATCGCGGAGTATTACCAGGATGTGGAGCTTCAGATCGAGGTGCAGCTTAAGGGGCTCGAGTGGTCGTATGAGGAACTCGGCGACGACCGTACCGGCTATGGGCTGCACGCGGAAGTCGGGCCCCTGGGCGAAGCCCTGCTGTGGGACTGCGATATCGAGCGACCCGCCGGCACCTCCCCGTGGATCGTCCCGCGCGTCCACAGCCCTGAAGACATCGAGCGCCTGCCGGTGCCTGACCCGGCCGCGGCGCGCGGCGTTCGCTGGGCCATGGAGCGGCGCGAGCGGATGAAGGATCTCGCCCGCGCCCGAGGCATCAACCTGGACGTCGGCGGCGGCGTCGGCATCCACCCCCCGCTGTCCGCCGCCTGTGCCCTCGCCCCGGCGCACCTCGTGTACGAGTGGATGTACACGCACCCCGACCACATCCGCCTATTCTTCGATAAACTGCTGCAGGCGTTCTTTGACCTGGTGGATTTCAATGACCGCGCGAACGGCGTCACCGAGCATAAGAGCATCGGCCTCGCGGACGATCACTCCGCTTTCGTCTCCGACGAGATGTATCGCGAGCTGGTGTTGCCGTACAACAAAGCCATCTATGACCGCTACGGCAGGGAGGGGCGATACCTCCACGCCGACGGGCCGAACGACCACCACTTCGAGACCTACGCGAATATCCTCGAGTTGACGCGCATGGACATCGGGGGATGGAGCGACATCGCGGTCGCGAAGAAGGCGTTGGCGGGCAAGGTCGTTATGTCCGGCGGACTGAACTGCCGGGATGTGTACGGCGACTTCGAGTCCGCGCGGCCGACCATCGAGCGCGCGATTGGAATCGGGGCGCCGGGCGGCGGCTACATCTTCGCCATCGGCGGCGAGACCTACGCCGGCGTCAACCCCGACACGCTGATCCGCACGGTCGAGTACGTCAAGGAGATCGGGCGCTACCCCATCTCCATCTGACCGGCTCGCGCCTCGGCGGCCGGCAGGCGGCGGATCGGGGGAAGCGCAGGCGCGATCTGGAGAGAGTGCAATGTGTGAATCGAAAGTGTTCTTCGAGCGCGAGGGCAAGCGCGAGATGATCCTGGAGGACGTCGCCTCCATCGTGCGCCAGGGCGACGAATGGGTGCTGACGAGCCTCTTCGGGGAGAAGAAGACCGTGCGCGGCGCGCTCGCGGAGATGCGTCTCCTGGATCACGAGATCATCTTCCGCCCGGAGTAAGAGCAGCTGCTCGTTGCGCACGGGGGGCATGTGCCGCTACGTCAGCTTCGCCGACGCGTACGCATCCAGATCCAGCCCCGCGACCTGTCCCCGCCGATACCGGAAGTACCCCGCGCTGGCGACCATCGCCGCGTTGTCGGTGCACAGCTGCGGCGGGGGGAACCGCACCTCGATGCCGGCCTCGGCGGCGCGCTCGGCCATCATCGCCCGCAGGCGGGAGTTGTTCGCTACGCCGCCTGCAACAAGCACGCGGTCGAACCCGAGTTCCTGCGCCGCGCCCAGGCTCTTCGCCACCAACGGCGCGACGACCGCCTCCTGGTAGGACGCGGCCAGATCCTCGATTGACGCTCGCTTGGCCTCCGGCGTTTCGCGCATGAAGCGTGCGAGGGCCGTCTTCACGCCGCTGAAGCTGAAATCCCACCGGCTGTCCCGGCCGGGCAGGCCGCCGGCGTCACCCCGCTCCCCGATCAACGCTCTGGGAAAGGGGACGGCGGCCGCGTTCCCGTTGCGCGCCGCAGCGTCCATCGCCGGCCCGCCGGGGTAGCCCAGTCCCAGCAACCGCGCGCCTTTGTCGAACGCCTCGCCGGCGGCGTCGTCGCGCGTTCGACCGAGCATCTCGTACTCGCCGTGCCCGCGTACCGCGATGAGATCGCTGTGCCCGCCGGATACGACGAGCGCGAGGAACGGAAACTCGGGCGGCGCTGCGACCGCCGCCTCCTTGGCGGCGATGAAATGCGCGTAGATGTGCGCCTCGATGTGATGCACCGCCACCAACGGCAGTCGGTGCGCGAAGGCGAGTGCCTTCGCGAAACACACGCCGACCACCAGCGATCCGACCAGCCCCGGCGCGTACGTGACGGCTACGGCGGAGAGATCCCCGAAGCTCACGCCCGCGTCGTCGAGCGCCTCCTGCGCCACCGCGCTGATCACCTCGACCTGCTTGCGCGACGCGATCTCCGGCACGACGCCGCCGAAGCGCCGGTGGAACTCCTCCGACGACGCCACGACGTTCGACCGCGCGCGCGTGCCGTTCTCGACCACCGCGACGCCGGTTTCATCGCAACTCGTCTCGATACCCAGTACCAGAAGCCTTTCAGTCGTCATCGCCGTCAATCGCCCAACCGCCGCCGCAGTTACTACGCCGCGCCCCGCGCCGCGACCTCTCGCCGAACGCCTCCCGGATGCAAGCAAAGAAGGATTCGCGCTCGTGCGTGTCGGAGGAATACCACGCGCAACTGGGCGCACATCAAGGCGGATTTGCGACGACCGCAGGGGCACGGCGCGCCGTGCCCCTGCGCTTCGCGCTCGCCGGGGAAGGCGCGGTGTCGGTATCCTCGCGGCTGTGGCGTTCCGGCGGGCAAGCCCACCGGGCCGACGGCGCGGGACCCGGCCGTCGTCGCTAGACGAGAAATCATGGTCAAACGCTGTGCTCACGCATTCGCAGTGCTGCTCCCGCTTCTGCTCCTGTGCGGGCAAGGCGGGGTCGCCGACAAGGGAGTCAGACATATGAAGGTCATCGGCCATCGCGGCGTCCGCAACGAGGTGCCGCAGAACACCCTCGCCGGCATGCGCCGGGCCATCGAGCTCGGCCTCGACTACATCGAACTCGACCTGCGCACGACCGCCGACGGCAAGATCGTGGACATCCACAATTCCACGGTTGACGAGACGACCGACGGCACCGGCGAGGTCGCCGCGATGACGTTCGCCGAAATCCGCCGGCTCGATGCGGGCTCGCACTTCGCCCCGGAGTTCCGCGGCGAGCGCATCCCGCTCTTCGCCGAGGAACTCGCGCTCGCCAAAGGCCGCATCAAGCTCTACCTCGACATGAAGCGCGTCGATCCCATGCGGGTGCTGTGGCTCCTGGAGCAGTTTGACATGGTCGAGGACGCCGTGTACTACGACGGCGTGGAGCAGTTGGCGGCGATGCAAAAGGCCAACCCGCGGGTGCAGGTCATGCCGCATCTCGCAGGGGCCGAAGCGATGCCGGCATTGGCCGAGCGACTGCATCCGAAGTACGTCGAACGCGGCTCCGGGCCGCTCGACCAGGCCGCGATCAAAGCCGCGCACGACTACGGCGCGCAATACTTCCTCGACATTCAGGGGGCGGGTGACAACGAAGAGCATATCCTCGCGTGCCTGCGCGCGGGGGTGGATGCGATACAGACCGATAACGCGCGGTTGGTGCTCGACGTGCTCCGTCGCGCCGGGGTCGAGCGCCCGGCTCCCGGCGCGGCGCCCGAGCCGCCGCCGGTCCTCGGCGACCGACCCGACGGGCGCAAGGTGAAGATCATCGCTCATCGCGGCGCGCTGCGCCACGCTCCGCAGAACACCCTGCCCGCGACGCGAGAGGCGATGCGCCTCGGCCTGGACTACGTCGAGGTGGACCTGCGCACCACCGCCGACGGCCTGCTGGTTGACATTCACAATGACCGCGTGGATCGCGTCACCGACGGCGAGGGGGCGGTGCGCGACTTGAGCTACGCGCGGATCCGCACGTTCGATGCGGGGTCGTGGTTCGCGCCGGAGTTCAAGGGTACGCGCGTCCCGCTGCTTGGCGAAGTCCTCGCGCTGGTGAAGGGCCGCATGGGCATTTACATTGACTGGAAGGAGGCCGAGCCGGAGCCGGTGGTGCGCCTGCTGCAAGAGTTCGACATGACGCGGGACGTGCTGGTGCACGCCGACGCGGACATCTGCCGCGCGGTTCGCGCATTGGATCCGAGCATCGTGCTCATGCCGGGCGCGGGCAGCGCGGACGAGGTGCGCGCGCTGGCGGAGTCGCTCAAGCCCCAGGCGATCGAGCTGAAGTGGCGGTCGTTCTCCGAGGACGCTGCGGCCGCGTGCCGCGAGCTGGGTATCATCCCCGCCACGAGCTTGGCGGGCGGACGCGGCGACACGCCGGAAGATATGCGCCGCGCGGTAGCCGCCGGCGTGGAACTGATCGAGACCGACGACCCGGAGATGCTGCTGGAGGTGCTGCGACGCAGCTAGCGCGTGGCTGGCCCTACCGGAGGTGTCGCCGGGCGGCGGCGACGATGCGGTCGAGTTCCTTCGCTAGGTCGTGAGGGAGGGGCTGCGGTGCGTGCTCGGCGAGGAGGCGCTCCTTCTCGCGGCGGCAGCGGTCGGCAAGCGTCGGCGAGCCGGCACCAGCCCACGCGTCGTAGAACTCGCGGTCAAGCAAGCGCGGGAACCACAGCTCCTTGCGGAAGTTCGCAGCGGTGTGATCCTGGTCAATGAACCGCCCGCCCGGCCCGACCTCGCGGATCACGTCGAATGCTATCGCATCCTCGTCAACCCGCACGCCGCGCATGACGCGCTCGACGTATCCGATCAGTTCGTGCTGCATGACGAGCATGTCGAGCGACGTCGCCTGGTCTGCGCCGGAGATGCCGAGGTGCCCGAAGATATCCGCTCCTGCCAGCGCCCCGCAGATCAGCGTCACCCCCGCCTCCATCCCCGCCTGCGCGTCCACCGTCTTGCTGTCCGTCAACCCGACGTTGATGTACACCGGCAGGCCGTAGCGCTTGCCCATCTGCGTCATGGCGACCGCCATCAGCGCCTGCTCCGGGCCGGCGAAGATGAGCTGCGTGGTGCGCATATCGAAGGCGTGCGGGATGCCGCCGTAGCACACCGGCAGGCCGGGCCGGATGAGCTGGGTGATGCAGACCCCCGCAAGGATCTCGGCATTCTCCTGCGCCAGCGTGCCTGCAAGCGTCGCGGGCGCAGACACGCCGACCTGCGCCATGGGCCCGATGGCAACCGGCATGTTGACGCGCGCGGTCTCATAGAGCAGGTCAACGCCGTCGCGCGGGAATCGCAGTGGACTGATGGGCTCGAGCAGGGGATAGGTCATCGGAAACC
Proteins encoded in this region:
- the rpoB gene encoding DNA-directed RNA polymerase subunit beta produces the protein MLLQPVEARKRYVEITEPPNLIEVQLDSYQWLLRDGLRELFDNFSPIEDFTGNLSLSFHDYYLGEPKYTIPECRDRDATYEAPLKIVVRLLNRSTGEMKESEVFLGELPLMTENGTFMINGAERAVVSQLARSPGAYFKDAIDFSGRILYSAQVIPSEGSWLDFDTDANEVVSVRVGQAHKFPATTLLRALSGISMTRASAKLAVSTDVELMHVFGEPETLTEPSAEELTGRRPWEDLVDTRTGEVVAEAAQRMDKDMASLAAALRRKTYKVARLHPLIDNTMERDPAHDEESALLDIYRRERPGDPATPEIARGRLQALFADPRRYDLARVGRYKLNRKLGLDLPEEVHTLTKEDIIAILGYMVRLSEGDETASVDEIDHLVNKRVRCVGELLRDQFRLGFLRMERIARERMTSLDPEQVTPQAVISTKPISAAIKSFFGSSALSQFMDQTNPLAELTHKRRLSALGPGGLSRQSAKLEVRDVHYSHYGRICPIETPEGPNIGLIGALAIYARLNAYGFIETPYRRVRNGVVTDEIVYLTADEEDQYRIAPATVPMENGRIVGERLSVRHRNGFPQVEPEEIDLVDLSPKQIVSVAACLIPFLENDDANRALMGANMQRQAVPLLRSEAPLVMTGVEERSARDSGCVVLAKEAARVKSVTAKEVQVERADGTVDTYPLFNFMRSNAATCIHQKPTARQGDFVRAGQVLADGPCTDQGYLALGRNIVVAFMPWEGYNYEDAIVVADRLVRDDVFTSIHIEKYEVEARETKVGPEEITRDIPNVGEDVLRDLDEDGVIRIGAKVQAEDILVGKVAPKGQEELTSEEKLVRAIFGEKAAEMRDTSLRVPHGESGKVVDVKRFSRLKFRCAKCGAEHQFSKEQHRHYCERCGGELQRETGDELMPGVNQMVRVYVAQKRKLMEGDKMAGRHGNKGVIAKILPEADMPFLADGTPVDIILNPLGVPSRMNIGQIMETHLGLIAKELGWHFENPVFQGAPESEILDYLAQVADNLRKHELREYATVDLGISDGWYNERAAADASLAALRDHLAGSADDLERVAERLAFSDEAWAEHRSPADKAAAVADRILQRLNDSLGFDENTGKSWLLDGRNGERFNQPITVGHIYMMKLVHLVEDKIHARSTGPYSLVTQQPLGGKAQFGGQRFGEMEVWALESYGAAHTLQEILTIKSDDVMGRVKTYESIVKGESIMEPGIPESFKILIKELQSLGLQVKVESEDERAVELEEAEEETA
- a CDS encoding CooT family nickel-binding protein yields the protein MCESKVFFEREGKREMILEDVASIVRQGDEWVLTSLFGEKKTVRGALAEMRLLDHEIIFRPE
- the tsaD gene encoding tRNA (adenosine(37)-N6)-threonylcarbamoyltransferase complex transferase subunit TsaD, which gives rise to MTTERLLVLGIETSCDETGVAVVENGTRARSNVVASSEEFHRRFGGVVPEIASRKQVEVISAVAQEALDDAGVSFGDLSAVAVTYAPGLVGSLVVGVCFAKALAFAHRLPLVAVHHIEAHIYAHFIAAKEAAVAAPPEFPFLALVVSGGHSDLIAVRGHGEYEMLGRTRDDAAGEAFDKGARLLGLGYPGGPAMDAAARNGNAAAVPFPRALIGERGDAGGLPGRDSRWDFSFSGVKTALARFMRETPEAKRASIEDLAASYQEAVVAPLVAKSLGAAQELGFDRVLVAGGVANNSRLRAMMAERAAEAGIEVRFPPPQLCTDNAAMVASAGYFRYRRGQVAGLDLDAYASAKLT
- a CDS encoding glycerophosphodiester phosphodiesterase family protein; its protein translation is MVKRCAHAFAVLLPLLLLCGQGGVADKGVRHMKVIGHRGVRNEVPQNTLAGMRRAIELGLDYIELDLRTTADGKIVDIHNSTVDETTDGTGEVAAMTFAEIRRLDAGSHFAPEFRGERIPLFAEELALAKGRIKLYLDMKRVDPMRVLWLLEQFDMVEDAVYYDGVEQLAAMQKANPRVQVMPHLAGAEAMPALAERLHPKYVERGSGPLDQAAIKAAHDYGAQYFLDIQGAGDNEEHILACLRAGVDAIQTDNARLVLDVLRRAGVERPAPGAAPEPPPVLGDRPDGRKVKIIAHRGALRHAPQNTLPATREAMRLGLDYVEVDLRTTADGLLVDIHNDRVDRVTDGEGAVRDLSYARIRTFDAGSWFAPEFKGTRVPLLGEVLALVKGRMGIYIDWKEAEPEPVVRLLQEFDMTRDVLVHADADICRAVRALDPSIVLMPGAGSADEVRALAESLKPQAIELKWRSFSEDAAAACRELGIIPATSLAGGRGDTPEDMRRAVAAGVELIETDDPEMLLEVLRRS
- a CDS encoding trimethylamine methyltransferase family protein; the encoded protein is MNLSVLDDTQIEVLHQASLRILAEVGVHLPHDDMRGRFRDAGAAVDDAAARVRIPESLVMRSLDAAGKSFTLYGRDRARTAVFGAGRRNYNSIAGEAHWIHDATGERRFAALADVATAARLGDALDDLTIVGAMSDPHELPPSYRCVEVAAMLLRNTTKPIFFWFHDRASARYLIELFIAMAGGEDAAARFPMTYPLLEPISPLRFPRDGVDLLYETARVNMPVAIGPMAQVGVSAPATLAGTLAQENAEILAGVCITQLIRPGLPVCYGGIPHAFDMRTTQLIFAGPEQALMAVAMTQMGKRYGLPVYINVGLTDSKTVDAQAGMEAGVTLICGALAGADIFGHLGISGADQATSLDMLVMQHELIGYVERVMRGVRVDEDAIAFDVIREVGPGGRFIDQDHTAANFRKELWFPRLLDREFYDAWAGAGSPTLADRCRREKERLLAEHAPQPLPHDLAKELDRIVAAARRHLR